In bacterium, a single genomic region encodes these proteins:
- the proS gene encoding proline--tRNA ligase: MRWTESLINTLWQAPSEAEISSHKLMLRAGLIKKLAAGIYIFMPLGLKVLRKIENIVREEMDASGALELLMPTLQPEELWQESGRWDKMGKEMIKIQDRHKRQFGLGPTHEEIVTDIIRKEVKSYKQLPVTLYQIQTKFRDEIRPRFGVIRAREFIMKDAYSFDKDIDGLNENYKKMYDTYCKIFDRCALKYQIVEAESGIMGGDVSHEFMALADSGEDVIVICQSCGYSASMEKAAGDKCPKCAKQMETKRGIELGHIFKLGTKYSKSMEAKFLDKHGKEKTIIMGCYGIGISRIIAAVIEQNNDENGIIWPKSIAPYQVEVLPLNVNDNETMQIAKNLYKKFLSEKIEVIIDDRDERPGIKFKDADLIGIPIRITISPQKAKDNIVEIHKRDTGENKLVNIDDLLENLTNVQSLV, translated from the coding sequence ATGCGTTGGACCGAATCTCTTATAAATACTCTGTGGCAGGCACCATCTGAGGCAGAAATTTCCTCTCATAAACTAATGCTTCGCGCCGGGCTTATCAAAAAGCTCGCTGCAGGCATATACATTTTTATGCCTCTAGGACTTAAAGTATTACGCAAAATAGAAAATATCGTTCGAGAAGAAATGGATGCCTCTGGAGCTTTAGAACTTCTGATGCCAACTCTTCAGCCTGAAGAGCTATGGCAGGAAAGTGGAAGATGGGATAAGATGGGTAAGGAAATGATAAAGATTCAAGACCGGCACAAGAGACAATTTGGCCTTGGCCCAACACATGAAGAGATTGTAACAGATATCATTCGCAAAGAGGTAAAATCATATAAGCAGTTGCCTGTCACACTCTATCAGATTCAAACAAAGTTCAGAGATGAAATAAGACCGCGATTTGGAGTTATCAGAGCCAGAGAATTTATCATGAAAGATGCATACAGCTTTGATAAGGATATTGATGGATTAAATGAAAACTATAAGAAAATGTACGATACTTATTGCAAAATTTTTGACAGATGTGCATTGAAATATCAGATTGTTGAAGCAGAATCTGGCATTATGGGAGGAGATGTATCCCATGAATTCATGGCTTTAGCTGATTCAGGAGAAGATGTAATCGTTATATGTCAATCCTGTGGATATAGCGCAAGTATGGAAAAAGCCGCAGGAGACAAATGTCCCAAATGTGCCAAGCAGATGGAAACTAAGAGAGGTATAGAACTCGGACACATATTTAAACTTGGCACTAAATACAGCAAGTCTATGGAAGCAAAATTTCTCGATAAACACGGCAAGGAAAAGACAATCATAATGGGTTGTTATGGAATTGGAATATCCAGAATTATTGCAGCAGTTATAGAACAAAATAATGACGAAAATGGAATAATATGGCCAAAATCAATAGCTCCATATCAAGTAGAAGTTTTGCCTTTAAATGTTAATGATAACGAGACAATGCAGATAGCAAAAAATCTATATAAAAAATTTCTATCAGAAAAAATAGAGGTTATTATTGATGATAGGGATGAACGGCCAGGAATAAAATTTAAAGATGCAGATTTAATTGGAATACCAATCAGAATTACAATTAGTCCCCAAAAAGCAAAAGACAATATTGTGGAAATCCATAAAAGAGACACAGGTGAAAATAAACTGGTGAATATAGATGATCTGTTAGAGAATTTGACAAACGTCCAAAGTCTTGTATAA
- a CDS encoding PilZ domain-containing protein, producing the protein MPNPKTPVERSRHDVRFSISIPIEYEKVYTLAKEKIVKKTTARDLSGGGIQFETDEDISKGMKLSLRIKMPKLGKFFIVNAEVTHSKKISSGVYDIGAKFLNISQEAKEAINMFYYINRFERKGPIATYQK; encoded by the coding sequence ATGCCTAACCCAAAAACACCAGTTGAAAGATCGCGGCATGATGTCAGATTCTCTATATCCATTCCTATAGAATATGAGAAAGTCTACACTCTTGCAAAAGAAAAAATAGTTAAAAAAACAACTGCACGAGATCTTAGTGGAGGAGGCATCCAATTCGAAACAGACGAAGATATTTCAAAAGGCATGAAACTTTCACTTAGAATAAAAATGCCGAAATTGGGAAAATTCTTTATAGTTAATGCGGAAGTAACTCACTCCAAAAAAATCAGCAGTGGTGTATATGATATAGGAGCAAAATTCCTGAATATATCTCAAGAAGCTAAAGAGGCTATAAACATGTTCTATTACATTAACAGATTTGAACGGAAAGGGCCTATAGCTACTTATCAGAAATAG